Proteins encoded within one genomic window of [Enterobacter] lignolyticus SCF1:
- a CDS encoding MGMT family protein, which produces MDSYDSSPEPLPDTFPVRVWQIVASIPEGYVTTYGDVARLAGSPRAARQVGGVLRRLPEGSTLPWHRVVNRHGAISLTGPDLQRQRQALLSEGVQVSGSGKIDMQKYRWIY; this is translated from the coding sequence ATGGATTCTTACGATTCGTCCCCCGAACCGTTACCTGACACGTTTCCCGTCAGGGTCTGGCAGATTGTCGCGTCGATTCCCGAAGGCTATGTCACGACCTACGGCGATGTGGCTCGCCTCGCCGGTTCGCCGCGGGCTGCGCGCCAGGTAGGGGGCGTCCTGCGGCGGTTGCCCGAAGGCTCCACCCTGCCCTGGCACCGGGTGGTCAATCGCCACGGCGCGATTTCGCTCACCGGGCCGGATCTGCAGCGCCAGCGCCAGGCGCTCCTTTCAGAGGGCGTTCAGGTGTCAGGCAGCGGGAAAATCGATATGCAAAAGTACCGCTGGATCTATTAA
- a CDS encoding YbaY family lipoprotein produces the protein MKLVAILSGLAVAVALSACAQKSANVPAPAPASGASVTTAQPAVQQPVVSGTVWIRQKIALPPDAVLTVTLSDASLADAPSKVLSQKVTRTEGKQAPFSFALPYNPADIQPNARILLSSAVTLNGKLMFITDTVQEVINHGGTKADLTLVPVQQTAVPMTSGAPAPDQMQ, from the coding sequence ATGAAACTCGTCGCTATCTTAAGTGGTTTAGCGGTTGCGGTCGCCCTTTCTGCCTGTGCGCAGAAAAGCGCAAACGTTCCGGCACCGGCACCCGCCTCTGGGGCGTCTGTAACCACCGCACAGCCCGCGGTTCAACAGCCTGTCGTTTCCGGTACCGTCTGGATCCGCCAGAAAATCGCTTTACCGCCGGATGCGGTGCTGACCGTCACGCTGTCCGATGCGTCGCTGGCGGATGCGCCGTCGAAAGTGCTGTCGCAGAAAGTCACCCGTACCGAAGGTAAGCAGGCGCCGTTCAGCTTTGCGCTGCCCTATAATCCGGCCGATATCCAGCCGAACGCCCGCATCCTGCTAAGCTCAGCGGTAACGCTCAACGGTAAGCTGATGTTTATTACCGATACCGTTCAGGAGGTTATCAACCACGGCGGCACCAAAGCGGATCTGACGCTGGTTCCGGTCCAGCAGACCGCCGTACCCATGACCTCAGGCGCGCCCGCCCCTGATCAGATGCAGTAA
- the tesB gene encoding acyl-CoA thioesterase II, whose product MSQALSNLLTLLHLEKIEEGLFRGQSEDLGLRQVFGGQVVGQALYAAKETVPTERLIHSFHSYFLRPGDSQKPIVYDVEVLRDGNSFSARRIAAVQNGKPIFYMTASFQAPEPGYEHQKTMPPAPAPDDLKSETHIAQSLAHLLPPQVKEKFLCEKPLEIRPVEFHNPMKGHVAEPARQVWLRANGNMPKDFHIHQSLLGYASDFNFLPVALQPHGVGFLEKGMQVATIDHSMWFHRPFDMNDWLLYSVESTSASSARGFVRGEFYTQDGILVASTVQEGVMRNRAV is encoded by the coding sequence ATGAGTCAGGCGCTCTCCAACTTACTTACTTTATTACACCTGGAAAAAATAGAAGAGGGATTGTTCCGCGGCCAAAGCGAAGACCTGGGATTGCGCCAGGTGTTTGGCGGCCAGGTGGTCGGCCAGGCGCTGTATGCGGCAAAAGAAACCGTGCCGACGGAACGGCTGATCCACTCCTTTCACAGCTATTTTCTGCGCCCGGGCGACAGCCAGAAGCCGATTGTCTATGACGTCGAGGTGCTGCGTGACGGCAACAGCTTCAGCGCCCGCCGCATCGCGGCCGTGCAGAACGGTAAGCCGATTTTCTACATGACGGCCTCGTTCCAGGCGCCGGAGCCGGGCTATGAGCACCAGAAAACGATGCCGCCCGCCCCCGCGCCCGACGATCTGAAATCAGAAACACATATCGCCCAGTCGCTGGCGCATTTGCTGCCGCCGCAGGTTAAAGAGAAATTTCTGTGCGAGAAACCGCTGGAGATCCGCCCGGTTGAGTTTCATAACCCGATGAAAGGCCACGTTGCCGAACCGGCCCGTCAGGTGTGGCTCCGCGCTAACGGCAACATGCCGAAGGATTTCCACATCCATCAGTCCCTGCTCGGCTATGCCTCTGATTTCAACTTTCTGCCCGTGGCGCTGCAGCCGCACGGCGTGGGTTTTCTGGAAAAAGGGATGCAGGTGGCGACCATCGATCACTCGATGTGGTTCCACCGCCCGTTCGACATGAACGACTGGCTGCTGTACAGCGTGGAGAGCACCTCAGCATCGAGCGCCCGCGGGTTTGTGCGCGGCGAGTTCTATACCCAGGACGGTATTCTGGTGGCGTCGACGGTGCAGGAAGGCGTAATGCGCAACCGCGCGGTCTGA
- the amtB gene encoding ammonium transporter AmtB, which yields MNKVLLKTTLGVLTLLPGLALAAPAVADKADNAFMMICTALVLFMTLPGIALFYGGLIRGKNVLSMLTQVTVTFALVCVLWVVYGYTLAFGTGGNFFGSFDWIMLKNIELKALMGTFYQYIHVVFQASFACITVGLVVGALAERIRFSAVLIFVVVWMTLSYVPIAHMVWGGGLLANHGALDFAGGTVVHINAAIAGLVGAYMMGKRVGFGKEAFKPHNLPMVFTGTAILYIGWFGFNAGSASAANEIAALAFLNTVVATAAAILAWVFGEWALRGKPSLLGACSGAIAGLVAVTPACGYIGVGGALIVGIAAGLAGLWGVTALKRWLRVDDPCDVFGVHGVCGIIGCILTGIFASTSLGGVGYATGVTMGHQVLVQLESVAVTIVWSGVVAFIGYKLADLTVGLRVPEEQEREGLDVNSHGENAYNA from the coding sequence ATGAACAAAGTACTGCTGAAAACAACCCTCGGCGTTCTGACGCTGCTGCCGGGGCTGGCGCTGGCGGCGCCCGCCGTCGCGGATAAAGCCGATAACGCCTTTATGATGATTTGTACCGCGCTGGTGCTGTTTATGACCCTGCCGGGGATTGCCCTGTTCTACGGCGGCCTGATCCGCGGTAAGAACGTGCTTTCGATGCTGACGCAGGTGACGGTGACGTTTGCGCTGGTTTGCGTACTGTGGGTGGTATACGGCTATACCCTGGCGTTCGGGACGGGCGGCAACTTCTTCGGCAGCTTTGACTGGATAATGCTGAAGAACATTGAGCTGAAAGCGCTGATGGGGACGTTCTATCAGTACATTCATGTGGTTTTCCAGGCCTCTTTCGCCTGCATTACCGTCGGGCTGGTGGTGGGCGCGCTGGCGGAACGCATCCGCTTCTCCGCCGTGCTGATTTTCGTGGTGGTGTGGATGACCCTCTCCTATGTGCCGATTGCGCACATGGTGTGGGGCGGCGGTCTGCTGGCAAACCACGGCGCGCTGGACTTTGCGGGCGGTACCGTCGTTCATATCAACGCCGCGATCGCCGGCCTCGTCGGGGCGTACATGATGGGAAAACGCGTCGGTTTTGGCAAAGAGGCGTTTAAACCGCACAACCTGCCGATGGTGTTTACCGGTACGGCGATCCTTTATATCGGCTGGTTCGGCTTCAACGCGGGTTCCGCCAGCGCGGCGAACGAAATTGCCGCACTGGCGTTTCTTAACACCGTAGTGGCGACCGCAGCGGCCATCCTGGCCTGGGTTTTCGGCGAGTGGGCGCTGCGCGGCAAACCCTCTCTGCTGGGCGCCTGCTCCGGGGCGATTGCCGGCCTGGTTGCGGTCACGCCAGCCTGCGGCTACATCGGCGTGGGCGGCGCGCTGATTGTCGGTATCGCGGCTGGGCTGGCCGGGCTGTGGGGCGTAACGGCGCTCAAGCGCTGGCTGCGCGTTGATGACCCGTGCGATGTGTTCGGCGTGCACGGCGTGTGCGGCATCATTGGCTGCATCCTGACCGGGATCTTCGCCTCAACGTCGCTTGGCGGCGTGGGCTACGCGACAGGCGTCACCATGGGGCACCAGGTGCTGGTGCAGCTGGAGAGCGTGGCGGTCACTATCGTCTGGTCCGGCGTGGTTGCCTTCATCGGCTATAAGCTGGCGGACCTGACCGTCGGGCTGCGGGTACCGGAAGAGCAGGAGCGCGAAGGCCTGGACGTGAACAGCCACGGCGAGAACGCCTACAACGCCTGA
- the glnK gene encoding P-II family nitrogen regulator, whose protein sequence is MKLVTVVIKPFKLEDVREALSSMGIQGLTVTEVKGFGRQKGHAELYRGAEYSVNFLPKVKIDVAIADDQLDEVIDVVSKAAYTGKIGDGKIFVAELQRVIRIRTGESDEAAL, encoded by the coding sequence ATGAAGCTGGTTACCGTGGTAATCAAACCATTCAAACTTGAAGACGTTCGCGAAGCGCTGTCTTCAATGGGCATTCAGGGGCTGACCGTGACTGAGGTGAAAGGGTTTGGCCGCCAGAAGGGCCATGCCGAGCTTTACCGCGGCGCGGAGTACAGCGTCAACTTCCTGCCGAAGGTCAAAATCGATGTCGCCATCGCGGACGACCAGCTCGATGAGGTCATCGATGTGGTCAGCAAGGCGGCCTACACCGGCAAAATTGGCGACGGCAAAATTTTCGTCGCCGAGCTGCAGCGCGTGATTCGTATTCGCACCGGCGAATCCGACGAAGCGGCGCTTTAA